A window of Kineococcus sp. NBC_00420 genomic DNA:
GGACCGCTCGTCCAAGCCGGCGAGGACGTGGCGGGCCGCGAGCAGTCCGAGGCTCACCTCGTGCAGGGAGGTCAGCACGTCGGTCCCCGAGGCCCGTTCGCGCACCGCGGTGCGCAGGAGCTCGACCGCGTCGTCGGCACGGTCGAGGTAGAGGTCCTCCTTGCGCGGGAAGTGCTTGAACACCGTGACGCTGGAGACCCCCGCCTCTCGGGCGACCTCAGCGACGGTCACCGCGTCGAAACCGCGTTCGGCGAAGAGCCGGGCAGCGACCTCGGCGATCCTGGCGCGGGTCTGCGGCCCGCCGCGCTCACCTGTTCGGGGCATCACGGCCTCACTCTCTTGTGTGACTCTGCTTAGTCAGTTAACTTAGTTGATGTGACCATCCCCCAGACTGCCATCCGCAGTGAGCCCCGCCCCGCGCCCCGCTCGCTGCGCGAGGCGTGGATCGCCCTCGCCGGTCTCTCCGCCGTCTTCCTCTTCGAGATGCTCGACAACTCCATCCTCAACGTCGCCCTCCCCACGATCGGGCGCGACCTGCACGCCACGACGAGCTCGCTGCAGTGGATCGGCGGGGCCTACTCCGTCCTCTTCGGCGGCGCCATGCTGCTCTTCGGAGCCATCGCCGACCGGTTCGGGCGACGCCGGGTGATGCTCACCGGACTGGTCCTGCTCGCCGCGGCGAGCCTGGCCACCGCGTTCGTCTCGACCACCGGTGAGCTGATCGCCGTGCGGGCGGTGATGGGCGTGGCCGCGGCCATGACCACGCCCGGCTCGATGGCCCTGGCCTTCCGGCTCTTCTCCACCGACGACCTGCGCGTGCGGGCCCTCACCGTCATCTCCACCGCCGGCCTGGTCGGACTCGCCGTGGGCCCCACGGCAGGTGGTCTCGTCCTGACCGTCGCACCCTGGCAGGTGTTGCTGCTGGCCAACGTCCCCATCGCCGTGCTCGCCCTCGTCGGCATCCGCCTCGGTGTCGCCGCCGACACCGGCGCGGGTGTCGGCGCGGGTGTCGGCGCGGGTGTCGGCGGGGACCTGCACACGGACCCGATCGACGTCGCCGGCGCTGTGCTGGGCACCGCGACGATCGTCGCGGCCCTGCTCACCCCCACCCTCTTCGTCGCCGACGGCACTCGCTCGTGGGTGCCGTGGGTGGCCACCGCCCTGACGGTCCTGGCCGCGACCGCCTTCGTCCTGCGTGAACGGACCGCCGCTCACCCGCTGCTGGACCTGGCCCTGATCGCCCGCCCGCTCGTCGCCAGCGGACTGGCCTACAAGGCCGCCGCCGGCCTCGCCGTCGCCGGCTCGAACTACCTGGTGACGCTGCAGTTGCAGTTCGCCTGGGGCTGGCCTCCCACGGCCGCGGCGCTGGGGATGCTGCCCCAGGTCGCGGTGCTGCTGGCCGGTGGCCGCTTCGTCGGACCCTTCGTCGCCCGCGTCGGACTCGAGCGAGCCGCCTGGCTCAGCGCCACCGCCGTCGTCGCCGGCCTGGCCGTCTTCGCCCTCGCCGGCAGCTACGGCTACCCCGTCGTCGTCGCCGCCCTCGTGCTCGTGGCCGCCGGGATGCGCGTGGTCGGGGTCGTGGCCGGCAACAACGTCCTGCGCGGTCTACCCGCCGATCGGACCTCCGTCGGCGCGGCCCTGGTCGACACCTCCAGCGAACTCGCCACCGGCATCGGCATCGCCGCCACGGGCACGATCCTCGCCGCGCTGTTCACCGGTTCCCTCACCGCACCGACCTGGAGCACGACCCAGGTCGGGCAGTTCCAGCAGGCCCTCGAGATCGCCGGGCTCACCCTCACTCTCGCCGCTGCCGCCCTGGTCGCCCTCGGCGTCCACCGCTCCCGACGCGGCGCCGACAAGACCTCCACCACCCCCTCCGAAGAGAAGAGCGTCCAGTCGTGACCGCACCCAGCGCCCACCCGCCGTTCGACCCGGAGCTGGCGGTCTTCCTCACCGCGGTGCAGGCTCGCGGCCCGTTCACCCTCACCACCGAGATGCTTCCCCGGATGCGGGCTCTGGAGATCAGCCAGGACCAGCTCGACGCGGACCTGCGAGCCAAGGGCCTGGAGCGGCGCAGCGTCACCGTCCCCGGCCACCTCGGCGAACCCATCGACCTCGCGATCGTCCAGCGCGCCGGGCGCACCGGAACCGCCCCGTGCTTCTACGCCATCCACGGCGGCGGCATGATGTTCGGTCACCACCTCGGCAACCTCGACTCCTACGACGACTGGCTGCTCACCCACGACGTCGTCCTGATCAGCGTCGACTACCGCCTCGCCCCCGAACACCCCGACCCCTACCCCGTCGAGGACTGCTACGCCGGACTCGCCTGGACCGCAGCCCACGCCGAGGAGCTGGGGATCGACCCCGACCGCATCGTGCTCGTCGGGCAGAGCGCCGGCGGCGGCCTCGCTGCGGGAACCGCCCTGCTGGCCCGCGACCGCGGCGGCCCCGCGGTCCTGGCCCAGGTCCTGATCTCCCCGATGCTCGACGACAGCGACTCCACCGTCTCCACCCACCAGATCGACGGCGTCGGCGTCGCCGACCGCGCGATGACCCGCTTCGGGTGGAACGCCTACCTCGGAGAGCGCCGCGGCGGGAACGACGTGTCCGTCTACGCCGCCCCCGCCCGAGCCGACGACCTGTCCGGCCTGCCCCCGGCCTACCTCGACTGCGGCAGCGCAGAGGTGTTCCGCGACGAGACGGTCGCCTACGCGAGCACGTTGTGGGCCGCGGGGGTCCAGGCCGAGCTGCACGTCTGGCCCGGCGCCTTCCACGGCTTCACCAGCATGCAGCCGCGTGCCGCGTTGTCCCGGACCGCGGTTGCGGCACTGGCCACCTGGACCACCCGGCTCCTCGAACGCTGACGACGCCCGAGAACCTCACGGTCATCCCGCGAAGTGCGTGTCTGGCGAAGAGCGAGCGATGTGCTGGTGGCGAGCTGGCCGATGGTGATGGGTGGCATAGCCGTCAGCCCGCGGCGCTGCCACGGGGCTACTCGACGCCCAGGCTCACGGCGCTTCGAGCCATCGCACGCTCCAGTCCGCGCAGTTCACGACCTGCACACCTTCAGCCGTGATCACGATCAACGTTCTGCCTCCGCGCATCGTCGCCGTACCGCCGACGCGAAGGTCTTAGGGACGTTGCTCCAGAACCTCCCCGTCGTCGCTGAGCCGGATCAGGGAGTTCTTCCCCTCGAAGGTCTCACCGACCGCGACCCAGGTCCCCGTCACCGGGTCGTGGAGGACGAGACGGAAGTGCTCAGGCACCCTCGCTCGTTCTCGCCCGTCGGAGTCGAGGATCCGTAGAAACCCGTTGTCGGTGAACGCCAGGTGCTCCCCGTCGCCAGCCGCGAACCAGACCGGACCCGGTCCGGTCGCGATCCGGGGCCCCAGCGGATCCAGCGAACCGTCCAGCAGGCGGCACCAACCACCACCCACTCCCAGCGAGAGGTCCGAAGTCAGCGCGATCACCCTCAACACCCCTCGCAGGGAACGCACCTCCTCCCCGGTGGCTGCCTCCAGCACGCGGGTGGCCCTGCGGAGGTGAGTGACGACCACACGACCTCCAGCCAGAGCAGTCACGGCCTCCACGTTCGTGCGGCTGCGGTCCTGCCACAGCCGCTGACCCGTCAGGTCGTAGCCGCACACACCGTGGCGTTCCCAGGCGCCGGCGACCACCACGGGGTGCTCACCGGGTACCAGTGCACCCCGCCAACCGCCGTAGTCCCAGATGGTCTCGAACGTGGCGCAGTGCGCGGCACGTTCCAGCGACCAGACGTCCACGAGCCCCTTGTGGCGGGCGGTGACCAGGAGGTCCTCTTCCCACGGCGCCGCGGCGACCTGGCGCAGGTCGATCACCAGCGTTCACCGTCTGCGAGCCCGTTGAAGATCATGCCAGTGAGTCTGTCCCAGGGGTCCGACAACGAGGTCGCCGCGGGACTCGAAGCTCTTCCTCGACCGTCGAGGTGCGCCGGCGGGACGGGCCGCGGTTCCACCGAGGCAGCGGACTTCAGGGTCGTTCCGCGGTACGGGCGGGCGTCGGAGGCCGGGAACCTCGCGCTCACGCCGAGGAGCACGGAATGCGGGTGAGGGAAGCAGTTCCGTCTGCCAGCCTGGTCACCGTGGTCCACGACGACGGAGCAGTCCGACCCGCGACCGCAACGGTCGGCCCGGGGCCGCGTGGATGAGCACCGCCCACGACCTCGGTCCAGTACCGACCCGCCTCAGCGTCGAGACCGACCTGGTCCACCAGCTCATCGCCGAGCAGTTTCCCCACTGGGCCGACCTGCCGGTGCGCCCGGTGGCCGACGGCGGCTGGGACAACTTCACCTTCCACCTCGGTTCGGACATGTCGGTGCGCCTGCCCAGTGCCACCGAGTACGCCCTCGCCGTGGACAAGGAGCACCGCTGGTTGCCCCGCCTCGCAACGCAGCTCCCGTTGCCCATCTCCACTCCGCTGGCACGAGGCCGACCCGGCCACGGCTACCCCTTCGCCTGGTCGGTGTACCGGTGGCTGCCCGGGGACCCGGTGACCGCCGACCGCATCGCTGACGGCGGCATCGGCGCTGAGGGCGACCCGGTCCGCTTCGCCCTCGACCTCGCCGACTTCCTCACCGCCTTGCAGCAGATCGACCCCACCGACGGGCCGGCTCCCGGCACGCACAACTGGTTCCGCGGCGGCACGCTGCGCACCTACGACGCGACGACCCAGAACGCGCTGCAGACCCTCGAGGGTCGCCCCGACGTGGACATCGACGTCGAGTTGGCCCGCGCCGTGTGGGCCAGTGCGCTCGACGCACGGTGGAACCGCGTGCCGGTCTGGTTCCACGGCGACATCGCTGCCGGCAACCTGCTGCTGCGTGAGGGCCGGCTGGGTGCGGTCATCGACTTCGGCACCTGCGGGGTCGGTGACCCCGCCTGCGACCTCGCCGGGGCGTGGACGTTGCTGGGCACCGCAGCCCGGGTGGCCTTCCGCGACCGGATGGACGTCGACGAAGGTACGTGGGCTCGAGGGCGCGGCTGGGCGCTGTGGAAGACCCTGGCCACCTACGTCGGAGTCCTCGACGAGGATGCAGGAGCAGCCGCCGGGGCTCAGCGCGTCCTCGACGCGATCCTCACCGAGTACGGGGTCACCAGCTGAGCCCTTGCAGGCGCGCATGGGCTGACGACCTCACGGTCATCCCGCGATCTGGGCAGGATCACGGCTGTTCGCGATCCGCCGGGCAGGTCCCAGGCACAGAGGGGCCGCCAGCGACCGCTCACGCAGCCGACCTCGCCGTCAGGGCCGTGCCCTCGACGTCGAGGGTCGGCAACCACCGCAACCACCGCGGCATCCACCACGCCGCCCGGCCGAGCAACGACAACGCCGCCGGCACCGCGACCATCCGGACGACCACGGCGTCGGCGAGGATCCCGACGGCCAGCGCGAAGGCGATGGGTTTGATCGTCGAGTCGCCCTGCGGGACGAACCCCGCGAACACCGCGAACATGATCGCCGCGGCGGCCACCACGACGGGTGCCGCCTGCCGGAACCCGGTGCGGACGGCCTGCACGGGATCGGCGCCGTGGGCGTGCGCCTCGTGCATCCGGGAGACCAGGAACACCTGGTAGTCCATCGCGAGGCCGAAGAGGATCCCGACGACGATGATCGGCGCGAGGCTCAGCAGGGGGCCGGTGCTCTCGGCCCGCACGATCTGCTTCAGCCAGCCCCACTGGAACACCGCGGTCGTCGCGCCGAGCGCGGCGCCGATGGTCAGGAGGAACCCCAGGACCCCGACGACGGGCACCAGGATCGAGCGGAAGACCAGCACCAGCAGGACGAACGCGAGCCCGACGACCAGCACGAGGTACACCGGCAGTGCGTCGGACAGCGTGCTGGAGACGTCGACGCTCACCGCGGTCTGGCCGGTGACGTAGGCGGTGGTTCCCGAGGGGTCCCCGGCGATGAGGTCGCGCATCCGGTGCACGAGGTCGGTGGTGGCCGTGTCGTCCGGGGCGGTGGTGGGGACGACGGTGACGAGGGCGGCGCTCCCGTCCCGGTTCGGGGTGGGCGGTGCGGCGAAGGCGACTCCCGGCAGCGCGCGGAGTTCCGTGCTCAGCGCGGTCGCGCGGTCGACCACGCCGGCTCCCTCCCCGTCGCCGTGGACGAGGACGACGATCGGTCCGCTGACCCCCGCGCCGAAGCGGTCGGAGAGGATCTGCTGCGCCTTCGCCTGGGTGCTGCCGTCGGGCCACGCGGTGCTCAACGTGGTCTGCATCGAGGTGACCGGGATCGCGACGACCCCGAGGGCCACGACGGCCAGCACCAGGCTGACCCAGCGCCGGGTCGTCACGGTCCGACCCCACGTCGCGAACAGCCCCGTGCGTTCGGTGCCGTCCGGGACGTGCGGTGGCGCCACGTGGCGGCCGCCGCTGTGCTCGAGGGCCTTGCGGGCCGAGCGCGGCAGCGCCCGCAGCCCGACGAACCCGAGCGCCGCGGGGACGAGGGTGAGGGCGATGAGCACCGCGACGACGACCGTCGCGGCGGCGGCGATCCCCATCTCGGTGAGGAACGGGATGCCGGCCACGGCGAGACCGGCGAGCGCGATGACCACGGTCACCCCGGCGGTCAGGACCGCCGACCCCGCGGTCCCCACGGCCAGCGGGACGGCCTCGGCCACGCTGCGCCCGTCGAGGAGTTCCTGCCGGAAGCGGGTGACGATGAACAGCGCGTAGTCGATGCCGACGGCGAGGCCCAGCATGATCGCGAGGATCGGCGTCGTGGACTGCAGGTCGACGAAACCCGTGAGGGTGGTGATCCCGAGCGCGCCGATCCCGACGCCGACGACGGCCGTCAGCAGGTTCATCCCCGCGGCGACGAGCGAGCCGTAGGTGATGGCGAGGACGACGAGCGCGACGACGACACCGATGACCTCGGCGGGTCCGCCGAGTTCGGAGACCCCCTGCGTGACCTCGCCCGTCACCTCCGCGTCCAGGCCCGCGGCCCGGGCGTGCGCGACGGCGGCGAGCAGTTCCTCGCGTTCGGACGCGGTGACCTCCGACGCCTGCACCGGGTAGCTGACCGTGCTGTAGGCGGCGCGCAGGTCGGGGGAGACGACGGGGTTCGCGGCGTCGAGCGGGTTGCTCGCGCCCGCGACCCCGTCGAGGCCGTTGAGCTCCTGGATGGCGGCGAGGACCTTCGCCGAGTTCTCCGCCGAGGTGATCTGCTGACCCTCGGGCACCTCGAAGACGACCTGGGCCGATCCGCCGTTCGCGGTGTCGCCGAACTCCTCCCCGATGAGGCGCAGCGCGGTCGTCGACTCCTGGCCGGGGATCTCGAAGGAGTTCACCGTCTTCCCCGACAGGGTGGCGGCGCCGACCCCGGTCAGGGCGAGGAGCAGGACCCAGACGGCCACGACGAGGCCGCGGCGGCGGAACGCGCCGGCTCCGAGGCGGTGCAGGAAGGTCGCCATCTCAGTTCTCCTCGGCGGTGTGCCCGAGCGCGGCGAGCGCAGCGGTGATCAGGTGGGGGCGGACGGTCGCGGCGTCGAGGTCGCGGAAGGCGAGCGAGGTGACGGCGAGCCCGCTGACGGCGGTGGTGATCCGCACGCCGCGGTCCAGGACGGCGGCGCTGGGCGGTTGCTCGCTCTTGACGATCTCCGTGCCGAAGGAGCGGAACAGCACCTCGCCGAGGTGGTCCAACCGGTCGGAGGACAGCGCCCCCTGGCTGATCGTCGTCAGCATGAAGGAGACGAGCCCGGGACGTCGCTCGGCGAGGGCGACGAGGGCTTCGACCACGGTCCGGTCGCGCCCGGGACCGGTCGGGAGGTCCGTCACCTGGGTGGCGATGCGCTCGAAGTGCCCGACCGTGTGCGCCACGGTCGCCTCCTCCAGCGCCTCCTTGCTCGGGAAGCGGTGCAGCAGACCGGTCTTGGAGTAGCCGACCGCGTCGGCCACCCGCTGCACCGAGGTCTGCTCGATCCCGTGGCGGGCGAACAGCGCCGCCGCCGCCTCGAGGATCTCCTCGTCGATCTGTTCCTTCGTCAACCGGGGCACCCGACCACTGTAGACCGGTGTGGACCGAGTCGGTCGCACAAGGACCGGTTCGGTCCATCGCGGGCGGTGGGTCGTGTCGGAGGTGAGGCCTACCCTTGACCCACGATGAGCACTCTCTTCGACGACCTCCCGCTGGGCCCCTCCTCGAGCGGCGACCCGAACGGCGGCAGGACCGCGCCGACCCCGCGCCGGGGGGCGGACCCGGCTGCCCTGCTCGAGGGGCTGAACCCGCAGCAGCACCAGGCCGTCGTGCACGCGGGGTCTCCGCTGCTGATCGTCGCGGGCGCCGGCTCGGGCAAGACGCGGGTCCTGACCCACCGCATCGCCTACCTGCTCGCCGAGGGCCGTGCCACCGCCGGGCAGGTCCTCGCGATCACCTTCACCAACAAGGCCGCCGCCGAGATGCGCGAACGCGTGGCCGCCCTGGTGGGCGACCAGGTCGGTGTGAACGTGGGGATGGGGTCCCGCAGCATGTGGGTCTCGACCTTCCACTCCGCCTGCGTGCGCATCCTGCGCCGCGAGGCCCAGCACCTGGGGATGCGGACGTCGTTCTCGATCTACGACTCCGCCGACTCCCAGCGGCTCATGGCGATGGTCGGCCGCGAGCTGCAGCTGGACCCGAAGAAGCACGCGCCGCGGGCGATGTCGACGATGGTGTCGAACCTCAAGAACGAGCTCGTCGACGAGGAGACCTTCTTCGACCGGGCGAACTCCGAGAGCGGCAACGAGACCGAACGCGTCCTCGCGAAGGCCTACCGGATGTACCAGCAGCGGCTGCGCCAGGCCAACGCCATGGACTTCGACGACCTGATCATGTCCACGGTGCACCTCCTGCAGGCCTTCCCGGACGTCGCGGAGCACTACCGCCGACGCTTCCGCCACGTGCTGGTCGACGAGTACCAGGACACCAACCACGCGCAGTACATGCTGGTGAAGGAACTCGTCGGCACCGGTGAGGGCCCCGTCCCGCGCGGGGAGCTGACCGTCGTCGGTGACGCGGACCAGTCGATCTACGCCTTCCGCGGCGCGACGATCCGCAACATCGTCGAGTTCGAGCAGGACTACCCGGACGCGACGACGGTGCTGCTGGAGCAGAACTACCGCTCGACGCAGAACATCCTGACCGCGGCCAACGAGGTCATCAAGCTCAACGACGACCGCCGGCCGAAGAACCTCTGGACGGCCTCGGGCGCGGGGGAGCAGATCGTCGGGTACGTCGCCGACGACGAGCACGACGAAGCCGCCTTCGTCGCCGAGGAGGTCGACCGCCTCCACGACGCGGGATCGCTGAAGTACAAGGACGTCGCCGTCTTCTACCGGACGAACGCGCAGTCGCGTTCGCTGGAGGAGGTCTTCATCCGCACCGGGCTGCCCTACAAGGTGGTCGGCGGGACGCGCTTCTACGAGCGCAGGGAGGTCAAGGACGCCGTCGCCTACCTGCGCGTCCTCGACAACCCCGACGACACGGTGAACATGCGCCGCGTCCTCAACACCCCCAAGCGCGGGATCGGCGAACGGGCCGAGGCCGCGATCGTGGTGCTGGCCGAACGCGAGCGGATCGGCTTCAACGCCGCGCTGGACCGCGCCGACGAGGCGATCGGTCTGGTGTCGCGCTCCCTGAACGCGATCCAGGGTTTCGCCCAGCTGATCCACGACCTGCGCACGCTGGCGGAGTCGGGGGCCGCCCCCTCCGTGGTGCTCGAGGCGATCCTGGAGCAGAGCGGTTACCTCGCCGAACTCCGGGCGAGCTCGGACCCGCAGGACGAGTCCCGGGTGGAGAACCTCTCCGAACTCGTCGCGGTGGCCGAGGAGTTCTCCGAGGACAACCCCGAGGGGACCCTCTCGGACTTCCTGGAACGCGTCTCCCTCGTGGCCGACGCCGACCAGATCCCTGCCGGTGCCGAGGACGACGGTGTCGTGACGCTCATGACGCTGCACACGGCGAAGGGGCTGGAGTTCCCCGTCGTGTTCCTCACCGGCATGGAGGACGGGACCTTCCCGCACATGCGCTCCCTCGGGGACCCCGACCAGCTGGCCGAGGAACGTCGCCTCGCCTACGTCGGCCTGACCCGGGCGCGCGAACGGCTCTACCTGTCCCGCTCGGCCGTCCGGAGCGCCTGGGGCGCACCGCAGCAGTACCCGCCGTCACGGTTCCTCGACGAGGTCCCCGCGACGCTGGTCGAGTGGAAGCGTGCGCAGTCGGCGTTCCAGAACGTCGCCTCCCCGAGCGCCGCGTCGCGGATCTCCCAACGCCCGGGGGTGCGTTCCGCCGGCAACCGGCCGGTCATCACCCTGAACCCCGGCGACCGGGTGACGCACGACTCCTTCGGCCTCGGCACCGTCGTGCGCATGGAGGGCGAGGGCGACAAGACCATCGCGCACATCGACTTCCGGTCCGAGGGGACGAAACGGCTGCTGCTCAGGTACGCGCCGGTCGAGAAGCTCTGACCACGGACGCCACCTCGCGGGGACGTTCCAGCGGCAGCAGGTGACCCGCCCCGGGCAACGTCACGAACGTCGCCCGGGGGTAGGCCACCCCGTTCAGCTCCCGCTGGGCGTTCTCGCCCAGGTCACCGTCCGCACCGCCCGCCACGAGGACCGCGGGCAGGTCGAGGACCCCGACCCGCTCGGACCAGTCCTCCCGCGACCCGAACTCCAGCCAGTTCCGCCAGGCCAGCGGGGAGGAGCGGAGCAGGTCGGTGACGGCGCGTTCCGCGGCCGCGAGTTCCAGGGGTCCGCCCACGTTCGTCGCGACGAACTCACTGGCGGCGGCGGCGTCCAGCGGGCCGTCCTGCACCCAGGACAGCATGAGCGCCCGGCGTTCCTCCGCCATCGGCTCGGGGACCGGCGGGGAGCCGGCGAGCAGGAGCACCCCCGAAGGGGGTGGGAGTTCCCCGGCGAGCGCCCGCGCCGCGACGACGGATGCGATCTTCCCGCCCATGCTGTGCCCCAGCAGGATCCAGTCGTCGTCCACCGCCGAGAGCCGCTGCACGACGTGGTCGGCCATCGCCCGTACCGAGGTCCCGAGTTCCACCGGTGCGTCGCCGAAACCCGGCAGGTCGAGCGCGCGGAGCTCGAACTCCGGACCGAGTTCCGCGGCCAGCGCGTCGAAGGCGAGGCGGCTCGACCCGAGGGCGTGCAGACAGACGACAGTGGTGCTCACAGCGCCCATCCTCGGGGCGGAACGGGTGACCGGCGCGTCGGAGCGGCGCTGCGGGCTACTGCCCGAACGTGTACCGCAGGTTCGCGTTGATCAGCTGGTTCACCCGGCGACGCAGGTGCCCCAGCGACGACGGCTCGGGGAGCTGGTCCTCGACCAGCAGGGTCCACCGCAGGTCCGTCCCCTGGTGAGCCGCGTCCCACGGCAGCTCGAAGCGGAGCCGCGCGTCGGGTCGGACGGGCCACAGCGACGACCACACGAGGAGGTGGGGCGCGTCGACGGTCAGGACCTCGGGTCGCTGCTCGTCGTGGAGCAGCTCCAGCCAGGGGCGGTGCGGGTCGCGGTCCGGAGCGAGCAGCGCCTCGCAGACGACGTGCGGGGGCGCGGGCTGGTTCCTGCGGCGGGATCCGGCCTCGAGCACCCTCCTAGCTGGGGTGGGTGCGCCGGAGGGCATCGTGTCGCAGCGCCGCGTGCACGCCCCACGTCTCGTTCGCGACCTGGGTGATGCGCAGGTCCACGCAGGCGCTGAGCAGGGCGAACGTCGTCGACCGGTCGAGGTCGAGTTCCGCGGCGACCCACGTCACCATGTCGTCGAGCGCCGCGTCCGTCGCGGCGTTGAGGTCCGCGTCGAAGCCGAAGGTCAGCCGCTCGGTCGGGGTCGTGGCGTGCACGGAGGGTAGGGCGGGCACCGCGACGACGGAGACCGTGAGGTCGGTGGTCGTGCCGCACTCCACGGCCGTCCCGCAGACCTCGCCGTCGCCCTGGGCCGCGTGCCCGTCGCCGAGGCAGAGCAACGCGCCGGGGACGTGGACGGGCAGGAACAACGTCGAGCCGGCGACGAGGGAGCGGCAGTCGATGTTGCCGCCGTGCCCGGGGCGCGGCGGGGTCGTCGAGTGCTGGCCCGGTTCGGCCGGGGTCGTGCCGATGACGCCGAGGAAGGGGGCGGTGTCCACCGTGAACCCCAGCTGGTTCGTCGCCGTGCGCGCGTCGTCGTCGATGTCCCACAACAGGTCCGCGCGCTCCGTGATGCCCAGGCGCACGTTCAGCGGGCTGTCCACCGCGCCGGCGGACGTCCACCCCCACCCCGACGTGGTGATCGAGTGCAGGGTGACGGCCAGGACGTCCCCCGGGCGCGCACCCCGCACGGAGACCGGCCCGACGAGGCAGTGCCCGCGGGCGCCCTCGAGGCGACGGGGCGTGGGGGCCCCGGGGTGTTCCGGTCGCCGGAGGTAGCCGCAGGCGTCGAGCGCCTCGACGGTG
This region includes:
- a CDS encoding TetR/AcrR family transcriptional regulator; protein product: MPRLTKEQIDEEILEAAAALFARHGIEQTSVQRVADAVGYSKTGLLHRFPSKEALEEATVAHTVGHFERIATQVTDLPTGPGRDRTVVEALVALAERRPGLVSFMLTTISQGALSSDRLDHLGEVLFRSFGTEIVKSEQPPSAAVLDRGVRITTAVSGLAVTSLAFRDLDAATVRPHLITAALAALGHTAEEN
- a CDS encoding TetR/AcrR family transcriptional regulator, with the protein product MPRTGERGGPQTRARIAEVAARLFAERGFDAVTVAEVAREAGVSSVTVFKHFPRKEDLYLDRADDAVELLRTAVRERASGTDVLTSLHEVSLGLLAARHVLAGLDERSAPFFRTVASSPALIARAREIAADLQDTLVEELERDEGFAGNATLFAALVVAGYSTVLVGNARRRLAGESVEAVGADHRARLDEVFGALRSGLGGGGGDHRVS
- a CDS encoding MFS transporter; translation: MLDNSILNVALPTIGRDLHATTSSLQWIGGAYSVLFGGAMLLFGAIADRFGRRRVMLTGLVLLAAASLATAFVSTTGELIAVRAVMGVAAAMTTPGSMALAFRLFSTDDLRVRALTVISTAGLVGLAVGPTAGGLVLTVAPWQVLLLANVPIAVLALVGIRLGVAADTGAGVGAGVGAGVGGDLHTDPIDVAGAVLGTATIVAALLTPTLFVADGTRSWVPWVATALTVLAATAFVLRERTAAHPLLDLALIARPLVASGLAYKAAAGLAVAGSNYLVTLQLQFAWGWPPTAAALGMLPQVAVLLAGGRFVGPFVARVGLERAAWLSATAVVAGLAVFALAGSYGYPVVVAALVLVAAGMRVVGVVAGNNVLRGLPADRTSVGAALVDTSSELATGIGIAATGTILAALFTGSLTAPTWSTTQVGQFQQALEIAGLTLTLAAAALVALGVHRSRRGADKTSTTPSEEKSVQS
- a CDS encoding alpha/beta hydrolase; protein product: MTAPSAHPPFDPELAVFLTAVQARGPFTLTTEMLPRMRALEISQDQLDADLRAKGLERRSVTVPGHLGEPIDLAIVQRAGRTGTAPCFYAIHGGGMMFGHHLGNLDSYDDWLLTHDVVLISVDYRLAPEHPDPYPVEDCYAGLAWTAAHAEELGIDPDRIVLVGQSAGGGLAAGTALLARDRGGPAVLAQVLISPMLDDSDSTVSTHQIDGVGVADRAMTRFGWNAYLGERRGGNDVSVYAAPARADDLSGLPPAYLDCGSAEVFRDETVAYASTLWAAGVQAELHVWPGAFHGFTSMQPRAALSRTAVAALATWTTRLLER
- the pcrA gene encoding DNA helicase PcrA, whose protein sequence is MSTLFDDLPLGPSSSGDPNGGRTAPTPRRGADPAALLEGLNPQQHQAVVHAGSPLLIVAGAGSGKTRVLTHRIAYLLAEGRATAGQVLAITFTNKAAAEMRERVAALVGDQVGVNVGMGSRSMWVSTFHSACVRILRREAQHLGMRTSFSIYDSADSQRLMAMVGRELQLDPKKHAPRAMSTMVSNLKNELVDEETFFDRANSESGNETERVLAKAYRMYQQRLRQANAMDFDDLIMSTVHLLQAFPDVAEHYRRRFRHVLVDEYQDTNHAQYMLVKELVGTGEGPVPRGELTVVGDADQSIYAFRGATIRNIVEFEQDYPDATTVLLEQNYRSTQNILTAANEVIKLNDDRRPKNLWTASGAGEQIVGYVADDEHDEAAFVAEEVDRLHDAGSLKYKDVAVFYRTNAQSRSLEEVFIRTGLPYKVVGGTRFYERREVKDAVAYLRVLDNPDDTVNMRRVLNTPKRGIGERAEAAIVVLAERERIGFNAALDRADEAIGLVSRSLNAIQGFAQLIHDLRTLAESGAAPSVVLEAILEQSGYLAELRASSDPQDESRVENLSELVAVAEEFSEDNPEGTLSDFLERVSLVADADQIPAGAEDDGVVTLMTLHTAKGLEFPVVFLTGMEDGTFPHMRSLGDPDQLAEERRLAYVGLTRARERLYLSRSAVRSAWGAPQQYPPSRFLDEVPATLVEWKRAQSAFQNVASPSAASRISQRPGVRSAGNRPVITLNPGDRVTHDSFGLGTVVRMEGEGDKTIAHIDFRSEGTKRLLLRYAPVEKL
- a CDS encoding MMPL family transporter, which translates into the protein MATFLHRLGAGAFRRRGLVVAVWVLLLALTGVGAATLSGKTVNSFEIPGQESTTALRLIGEEFGDTANGGSAQVVFEVPEGQQITSAENSAKVLAAIQELNGLDGVAGASNPLDAANPVVSPDLRAAYSTVSYPVQASEVTASEREELLAAVAHARAAGLDAEVTGEVTQGVSELGGPAEVIGVVVALVVLAITYGSLVAAGMNLLTAVVGVGIGALGITTLTGFVDLQSTTPILAIMLGLAVGIDYALFIVTRFRQELLDGRSVAEAVPLAVGTAGSAVLTAGVTVVIALAGLAVAGIPFLTEMGIAAAATVVVAVLIALTLVPAALGFVGLRALPRSARKALEHSGGRHVAPPHVPDGTERTGLFATWGRTVTTRRWVSLVLAVVALGVVAIPVTSMQTTLSTAWPDGSTQAKAQQILSDRFGAGVSGPIVVLVHGDGEGAGVVDRATALSTELRALPGVAFAAPPTPNRDGSAALVTVVPTTAPDDTATTDLVHRMRDLIAGDPSGTTAYVTGQTAVSVDVSSTLSDALPVYLVLVVGLAFVLLVLVFRSILVPVVGVLGFLLTIGAALGATTAVFQWGWLKQIVRAESTGPLLSLAPIIVVGILFGLAMDYQVFLVSRMHEAHAHGADPVQAVRTGFRQAAPVVVAAAAIMFAVFAGFVPQGDSTIKPIAFALAVGILADAVVVRMVAVPAALSLLGRAAWWMPRWLRWLPTLDVEGTALTARSAA
- a CDS encoding aminoglycoside phosphotransferase family protein, whose amino-acid sequence is MSTAHDLGPVPTRLSVETDLVHQLIAEQFPHWADLPVRPVADGGWDNFTFHLGSDMSVRLPSATEYALAVDKEHRWLPRLATQLPLPISTPLARGRPGHGYPFAWSVYRWLPGDPVTADRIADGGIGAEGDPVRFALDLADFLTALQQIDPTDGPAPGTHNWFRGGTLRTYDATTQNALQTLEGRPDVDIDVELARAVWASALDARWNRVPVWFHGDIAAGNLLLREGRLGAVIDFGTCGVGDPACDLAGAWTLLGTAARVAFRDRMDVDEGTWARGRGWALWKTLATYVGVLDEDAGAAAGAQRVLDAILTEYGVTS